In the genome of Triticum urartu cultivar G1812 chromosome 5, Tu2.1, whole genome shotgun sequence, one region contains:
- the LOC125508608 gene encoding probable sugar phosphate/phosphate translocator At4g32390 — MGVAGGDGSTKPPAAAMDVESSTAVVAQPTSVLRSVLLSYAYVAVWISLSFTVIVYNKYILDPKMYDWPFPISLTMIHMAFCASLAAALVRVFRLVDLPADPPMTPSLYVATVVPIGALYALSLWFSNSAYIYLSVSFIQMLKALMPVAVYSLAIAFRTETFRRASMLNMLGISAGVAVAAFGEARFDVFGVTLQLAAVAAEATRLVLIQILLTSRGIKLNPITSLYYIAPCCLLFLTVPWTFVELPRLQAASAAGIVRPDVVVFGTNSLCAFALNLAVFLLVGKTSALTMNVAGVVKDWLLIAFSWSVIQDTVTPVNLAGYAIAFLGVAYYNHAKLQALKAKEAERKGNAEAGARLLTPEKEANARKN, encoded by the coding sequence ATGGGCGTCGCCGGCGGCGATGGCAGCACCAAGCCCCCCGCGGCCGCCATGGACGTCGAGTCCTCGACGGCGGTCGTGGCGCAGCCGACCTCGGTGCTGAGGTCCGTGCTGCTGTCCTACGCGTACGTGGCCGTGTGGATCAGCCTCAGCTTCACGGTGATCGTGTACAACAAGTACATCCTCGACCCCAAGATGTACGACTGGCCCTTCCCCATCTCGCTCACCATGATCCACATGGCCTTCTGCGCCTCCCTCGCCGCCGCGCTCGTCCGCGTCTTCCGCCTCGTCGACCTCCCCGCCGACCCGCCCATGACGCCCTCGCTCTACGTCGCCACCGTCGTCCCCATCGGCGCGCTCTACGCGCTCTCCCTCTGGTTCTCCAACTCCGCCTACATCTACCTCTCCGTCTCCTTCATCCAGATGCTCAAGGCGCTCATGCCCGTCGCCGTCTACTCCCTCGCCATCGCCTTCCGAACCGAGACCTTCCGCAGGGCCTCCATGCTCAACATGCTCGGCATCTCCGCGGGGGTCGCCGTCGCGGCCTTCGGGGAGGCGCGCTTCGACGTCTTCGGCGTCACGCTCCagctcgccgccgtcgccgccgaggCCACGCGCCTCGTGCTCATCCAGATACTGCTCACCTCCAGGGGCATCAAGCTCAACCCCATCACCTCGCTCTACTACATCGCCCCCTGCTGCCTGCTCTTCCTCACCGTGCCGTGGACGTTCGTCGAGCTGCCGAGGCTGCAGGCGGCGTCCGCGGCCGGGATCGTCCGGCCAGACGTGGTCGTTTTCGGGACCAATTCGCTGTGCGCCTTCGCGCTGAACCTGGCGGTGTTCCTGCTGGTGGGGAAGACGTCGGCGCTGACCATGAACGTGGCAGGGGTGGTCAAGGACTGGCTGCTCATCGCCTTCTCATGGTCGGTCATCCAGGACACCGTGACACCAGTGAACCTCGCCGGCTACGCCATTGCCTTCCTTGGCGTCGCCTACTACAACCACGCCAAGTTGCAGGCGCTCAAGGCAAAGGAGGCCGAGAGGAAGGGGAATGCCGAGGCCGGTGCGCGACTTCTGACGCCGGAGAAGGAGGCAAATGCGCGCAAGAACTGA